In Helianthus annuus cultivar XRQ/B chromosome 3, HanXRQr2.0-SUNRISE, whole genome shotgun sequence, a single window of DNA contains:
- the LOC110930911 gene encoding anthocyanidin 3-O-glucosyltransferase 2-like, which yields MDNTFAELVFIPAPAVGHIMSAMEMATVLVNRHQSLSVTVLLMNPPLSVLALTTYIESLAKKAIKRIRFIKLPQDQTLPKLDSKAPFMSFYEFINSHCKYVRNILDDIINQTGSRRVVGLIVDILCTGMIDVANEFNLPTYVYFTSSAAFLGFKVHFETLYVDQKQDLMELANSEGEIVIPSFVNPVPMRVFPELYQKQDGLDFLICAIGRMRKAKGILINTFLELETHAINWFSGTNFPPLYPVGPLLNLDGVAGKADDTDVFRWLDNQPRASVVLLCFGSMGCFDEAQLKEIARGLERSGHRFVWSVRRPPPLEQSFEVLPDDYDDPRVVLPDGFLERTSRVGKVIGWAPQVSLLAHEAVGGFVSHCGWNSMLESLWFGVPTATLPIYCEQQMNAFEMVVDLGLAVDLKLDYKINVINPEGDMVIVMADEIERGIRSVMEDNEVRAKVKEMSKMSRASVVEGSSSYTSVGYLIKDMMRNIIYV from the coding sequence ATGGATAACACATTTGCAGAGCTTGTGTTCATCCCCGCACCAGCAGTTGGTCATATAATGTCCGCCATGGAGATGGCAACAGTACTCGTGAACCGTCATCAAAGCCTCTCTGTAACCGTTCTTCTCATGAACCCTCCTTTATCCGTCTTGGCTCTCACAACCTACATCGAATCGTTGGCTAAAAAAGCTATCAAACGCATTCGATTCATCAAACTCCCTCAAGATCAAACACTACCAAAACTCGATTCCAAAGCTCCCTTTATGTCCTTCTATGAGTTCATCAACAGTCATTGCAAATACGTCAGAAATATTTTGGACGACATCATAAATCAAACTGGTTCACGTAGGGTGGTTGGTTTGATCGTTGACATATTATGCACAGGCATGATAGATGTGGCTAATGAATTTAATCTTCCCACATATGTGTACTTCACTTCAAGTGCTGCTTTTCTTGGCTTTAAGGTGCATTTCGAGACACTATATGTGGATCAGAAGCAAGATCTTATGGAGTTGGCTAACTCGGAAGGTGAGATAGTTATTCCAAGTTTTGTTAATCCGGTGCCCATGAGGGTTTTTCCGGAGCTGTACCAGAAACAAGACGGGTTGGACTTTCTTATTTGTGCTATTGGGAGAATGAGAAAGGCTAAAGGGATCTTGATTAATACATTCTTAGAGTTGGAAACACACGCGATCAATTGGTTTTCGGGCACTAACTTCCCGCCCTTGTATCCGGTGGGACCTCTACTCAATCTAGACGGTGTAGCTGGAAAAGCTGATGACACGGATGTGTTTAGGTGGTTGGACAACCAACCACGGGCGTCAGTGGTGTTGTTGTGTTTTGGGAGTATGGGATGCTTTGATGAAGCCCAATTGAAGGAGATTGCACGTGGTTTAGAACGAAGTGGTCATCGTTTTGTGTGGTCCGTACGTCGACCTCCTCCACTAGAGCAATCATTTGAAGTGCTCCCAGATGATTATGATGACCCGAGAGTAGTGTTGCCAGATGGTTTCCTCGAGCGCACATCGAGAGTAGGGAAAGTGATTGGATGGGCCCCACAGGTGTCATTGTTGGCACACGAAGCAGTGGGGGGATTCGTGTCCCACTGTGGGTGGAACTCGATGCTAGAAAGCTTGTGGTTTGGTGTACCAACTGCTACATTGCCGATATATTGTGAGCAACAGATGAATGCGTTTGAAATGGTGGTAGATCTGGGACTAGCAGTTGACTTGAAATTGGATTATAAGATCAATGTGATAAATCCGGAGGGGGATATGGTCATTGTGATGGCAGATGAGATAGAGAGGGGGATAAGAAGTGTAATGGAGGATAACGAGGTGAGAGCAAAAGTGAAAGAGATGAGTAAAATGAGTAGGGCATCGGTGGTTGAGGGTAGTTCATCATATACTTCGGTTGGCTACCTCATTAAAGATATGATGAGAAATATCATATATGTTTGA